The following coding sequences are from one Stigmatopora nigra isolate UIUO_SnigA chromosome 10, RoL_Snig_1.1, whole genome shotgun sequence window:
- the rpn1 gene encoding dolichyl-diphosphooligosaccharide--protein glycosyltransferase subunit 1 isoform X2 yields MVPDDDEDDGQLEISETKISSLTGVFFQVNLPYNLVVGNKIKVKVEMTFSHVLEPFPSDITQAERQLVVFQGNHYFYSPYPTQIQTTRVRLASKTVESYTKLGNPSKTDDTIEYGPYHDIPQFSQDSMRIHFENNTPFLAISSITRTIEVSHWGNIAVEETIDVRHTGAVLKGPFSRYDYQRQSDSGISSVKSFKTILPASAQDVYYRDEIGNISTSHLQILDDSVEVEIRPRFPLFGGWKTHYIIGYNLPSYEYLYTLGDQYALKMRLIDHIYDDQVIDSMTVKIILPEGAKNIQMETPYKINRLPNELHYTYLDTFGRPVLVATKDNLVEQHIQDVVVHYNFNKILMLQEPLLVVAAFYILLFTVIIYVRMDFAITKDPAAEVRMKVASITEQVLTLVNKRLGLYRHMDEVVNRYKQSRDTGALNSGRKTLEADHRALTNEISGLQARLRTEGSDLAEKVGELQKLDGQVKELVCRASQEAERLVAGKVKKEAYIENDKSLASRRQELIVRIDSLLDAL; encoded by the exons ATG GTGCCAGATGATGACGAAGATGATGGCCAACTGGAAATCTCGGAAACCAAAATTTCCAGCTTAAC CGGTGTTTTCTTTCAAGTAAATCTCCCATACAATTTGGTTGTTGGTAATAAGATCAAAGTAAAGGTGGAAATGACTTTCAGTCATGTTCTGGAGCCCTTCCCATCAGACATCACTCAGGCTGAGCGCCAACTGGTAGTTTTTCAAGGCAACCACTATTTCTACTCGCCATACCCCACGCAAATTCAGACAACCCGTGTTCGTCTGGCATCCAAAACGGTGGAGAGCTACACCAAACTGGGCAATCCCTCCAAGACAGATGATACCATTGAATACGGTCCATACCATGATATCCCCCAGTTTAGCCAG GATTCCATGAGGATTCACTTTGAGAACAACACACCCTTTCTTGCTATTAGTAGCATTACCCGCACCATTGAGGTGTCTCACTGGGGCAACATTGCAGTGGAAGAGACCATTGATGTGAGGCACACTGGAGCTGTTTTGAAGGGCCCATTTTCACGCTACGATTACCAGCGTCAGTCAGACAGTGGCATCTCGTCTGTCAAGTCCTTCAAG ACTATACTTCCAGCTTCTGCACAAGATGTCTACTACAGGGATGAGATTGGAAACATTTCCACATCCCACCTGCAGATTCTGGATGACTCTGTGGAGGTTGAGATCAGGCCTCGCTTCCCCTTGTTTGGAGGCTGGAAGACCCATTACATTATTGGGTACAACCTACCCAGCTATGAGTACCTCTACACACTGG GAGACCAATATGCACTGAAGATGAGACTGATTGACCACATTTACGATGACCAAGTCATTGACTCTATGACTGTGAAAATAATTCTACCAGAGGGAGCCAA AAACATCCAAATGGAGACCCCATATAAAATCAATCGCCTACCAAATGAACTGCACTACACGTATCTTGATACCTTTGGCAGACCTGTGCTGGTTGCCACCAAGGACAACCTGGTAGAACAGCACATTCAGGATGTTGTG GTTCACTACAACTTCAATAAGATTCTGATGCTGCAAGAACCTCTCTTAGTTGTAGCAGCCTTCTACATTCTCCTCTTCACTGTCATCATCTATGTTCGGATGGACTTTGCCATAACAAAG GACCCAGCGGCTGAGGTCCGCATGAAGGTCGCCTCCATCACTGAGCAGGTTCTCACCCTGGTTAACAAGCGTTTGGGCCTCTACCGACACATGGACGAGGTAGTGAACCGCTACAAGCAATCTCGTGATACGGGCGCACTCAACAGTGGCCGTAAGACCCTGGAGGCCGACCACCGCGCGCTCACCAATGAGATCAGCGGACTGCAGGCTCGCCTCAGGACCGAAGGCTCAGATTTGGCTGAAAAG GTCGGAGAGTTGCAGAAGCTCGACGGCCAGGTTAAAGAGCTCGTGTGCCGCGCAAGCCAGGAGGCAGAGCGACTGGTCGCCGGCAAAGTGAAGAAAGAGGCTTACATCGAGAATGACAAGTCTCTGGCCAGCAGGAGACAAGAGTTGATTGTCCGTATCGACAGTCTGCTGGATGCTCTGTAA
- the uqcrc1 gene encoding cytochrome b-c1 complex subunit 1, mitochondrial has product MAASVCRVGSTVGHVLAKTRSPLLLSLRRGQASVSYAQSLLGAPETRLTSLDNGLRVASEETEHATCTVGLWISAGSRYENEKNNGTGFFLEHMAFKGTKKHPQSALEQQVEAMGAHLSSYTSREHTAHYMKTLAKDLPQAVELLAEVVQNCSLSEAEIEQQRGVVLRELEEVEGNLQEVCFDLLHATAFQGTALGHSVLGPSNTARTITRQDLVEYINSHYKAPRMVLAAAGGVNHEELVSLAQSHFSGMSFEYEGDAVPVLSPCRFTGSEIRMRDDALPMAHIAIAVEGASAASPDIVPLMVANAIIGSYDLTCGGGKNMSSRLARLAVEGKLCSSFQAFHSAYSDTGLLGIHFVSDKHNIDDMMHWAQNAWMNLCTTVTESDVARGKNAVKASMVGQLNGTTPICDEIGRHILNYGRRIPLAEWDARIDAVTPRMVRDVCSKYIYDKCPAVAGVGPVEQLPDYNRMRSAMYWLRF; this is encoded by the exons ATGGCGGCGTCTGTGTGCCGAGTTGGGAGCACTGTGGGTCATGTACTCGCCAAAACCCGTAGT CCCCTTTTGCTGTCTTTGAGGCGGGGACAGGCTTCAGTCAGCTATGCCCAAAGCCTGCTGGGAGCCCCTGAAACCCGGCTCACCTCTTTGGATAATGGATTGAGGGTAGCATCCGAAGAGACGGAACATGCTACATGCACA GTTGGACTATGGATCAGTGCTGGGAGTCGTTATGAGAATGAAAAGAACAATGGAACGGGCTTTTTTCTAGAGCACATGGCCTTCAAG GGAACCAAGAAGCACCCTCAATCGGCATTAGAGCAGCAGGTGGAAGCTATGGGTGCTCATTTGAGTTCCTACACTTCCCGGGAACACACCGCGCACTACATGAAGACCTTGGCTAAAGATCTGCCTCAAG CTGTGGAGCTGCTGGCAGAGGTGGTGCAGAACTGCTCGCTGAGCGAGGCAGAGATCGAGCAGCAGCGGGGTGTTGTGCTACGTGAACTGGAGGAAGTGGAAGGCAATCTGCAGGAGGTCTGTTTTGACCTGCTACATGCCACTGCCTTCCAGGGCACAGCGCTTGGCCACAGTGTGCTGGGACCATCCAACACTGCCAG aacTATCACCCGCCAGGATCTAGTGGAATACATCAACAGCCATTACAAGGCTCCCCGCATGGTTCTGGCTGCTGCTGGAG GTGTGAACCATGAGGAGCTGGTTAGTTTGGCCCAGTCACACTTCAGTGGAATGTCCTTTGAATACGAGGGAGATGCTGTTCCTGTCTTGTCTCCCTGCAGGTTTACAGGAAGTGAG ATTCGCATGAGGGATGATGCTCTGCCAATGGCACACATTGCCATCGCCGTGGAGGGGGCTAGTGCTGCCAGCCCGGACATTGTGCCCCTCATGGTGGCTAATGCTATCATTGGAAGCTATGACCTCACCTGTGGTGGTGGCAAG AACATGAGCAGCCGTCTAGCCCGCCTGGCCGTGGAGGGAAAACTGTGTAGCAGCTTCCAGGCATTCCACTCGGCTTACAGCGACACCGGTCTGCTGGGCATTCACTTTGTGTCCGATAAGCACAACATTGACGACATGATGCACTGGGCCCAGAATGCCTG GATGAACTTGTGCACCACTGTCACCGAGAGTGATGTAGCCCGAGGCAAGAATGCTGTGAAGGCCAGCATGGTGGGACAGCTAAATG gaacaaCTCCAATTTGTGATGAAATCGGCAGACACATTCTGAACTATGGACGGCGCATTCCCCTGGCTGAGTGGGATGCTCGCATCGAT GCCGTGACTCCCAGGATGGTGCGTGACGTCTGCTCTAAATACATCTACGATAAGTGTCCGGCTGTGGCTGGTGTTG gccCAGTTGAGCAGCTGCCAGACTACAACAGAATGCGAAGTGCCATGTACTGGCTTAGATTTTAA
- the rab7a gene encoding ras-related protein Rab-7a → MTSRKKVLLKVIILGDSGVGKTSLMNQYVNKKFSNQYKATIGADFLTKEVMVDDRLVTMQIWDTAGQERFQSLGVAFYRGADCCVLVFDVTAPNTFKTLDSWRDEFLIQASPRDPENFPFVVLGNKIDLENRQVTTKRAQAWCQSKNNIPYFETSAKEAINVEQAFQTIARNALKQETEVELYNEFPEPIKLDRNERAKPSAETCSC, encoded by the exons ATGACTTCAAGGAAGAAAGTCCTCCTGAAAGTCATCATCCTTGGAGACTCTGG AGTGGGGAAGACCTCGTTGATGAACCAATATGTGAATAAGAAGTTCAGTAACCAGTACAAAGCCACGATAGGTGCAGACTTCTTGACGAAAGAAGTCATGGTGGATGACAGACTTGTCACAATGCAG ATTTGGGACACAGCAGGTCAGGAGAGGTTCCAGTCCTTAGGGGTGGCATTCTATCGCGGCGCAGACTGCTGCGTTCTCGTCTTTGACGTAACGGCTCCCAACACCTTCAAGACACTAGATAGCTGGAGGGATGAGTTCCTGATTCAGGCCAGCCCCAGAGACCCAGAGAATTTCCCCTTTGTCGTGCTTGGCAACAAGATTGACTTAGAAAACAGACAG GTTACGACCAAGAGGGCACAAGCTTGGTGTCAGAGCAAGAACAACATCCCCTATTTTGAAACCAGCGCCAAGGAGGCCATTAACGTGGAGCAGGCCTTCCAGACGATTGCACGCAACGCTCTCAAACAG GAGACCGAGGTGGAGCTGTACAACGAATTTCCAGAGCCGATTAAGCTAGACAGGAACGAACGAGCCAAGCCTTCAGCAGAGACCTGCAGCTGCTGA
- the hmces gene encoding abasic site processing protein HMCES, whose translation MCGRTACTLAPDEVSRACPYRNRDGQRKRPGWRDGDADKYRPSYNKSPQSMSPVLLSHRHFDKNAPVDECVLASMRWGLVPSWFKENDPSKMQYSTNNCRSENILQKKSYKDPLLKGQRCVILADGFYEWKRKDKEKQPFFIYFPQTSNTCVKQEPEEESSDDWTGWKLLTMAGVFDCWTPPSGGEPLYTYTVITVNASPNLQGIHDRMPAVLAGEEQVRRWLDFGEVKSSDALKLLQSEDTLTYHPVSSLVNNSRNNTPECLQPVDLNQKKEPKPTASSKLMMSWLQNGSSKKRKEPDACNSQEEKDNACKSTGPLEQWLQGTSKKTKKM comes from the exons ATGTGTGGAAGGACCGCTTGCACTCTTGCTCCGGACGAAGTGAGCCGAGCTTGCCCATACAGAAACCGGGACGGGCAGAGAAAACGGCCTGGCTGGAGGGACGGAGACGCGGACAAATACCGACCATCCTACAACAAGAGCCCCCAGTCAATGAGCCCGGTTCTGCTATCCCATAGACACTTTGACAAG AATGCTCCTGTGGATGAGTGTGTTCTGGCTTCCATGCGTTGGGGACTTGTTCCTTCCTGGTTTAAGGAGAATGACCCAAGCAAGATGCAATACAGCACTAACAACTGTCGCAGTGAAAACATCCTTCAAAAAAAGTCTTACAAG GATCCACTATTGAAAGGACAGCGCTGCGTTATCTTGGCTGATGGCTTCTACGAGTGGAAAAGGAAGGACAAAGAGAAGCagccatttttcatttatttccctCAGACCTCAAATACTTGTGTGAAGCAAGAACCC GAAGAAGAATCATCAGATGACTGGACAGGATGGAAGTTGCTTACCATGGCTGGAGTATTTGATTGTTGGACGCCACCATCTGGTGGAGAACCCCTTTATACCTATACAGTCATCACGGTGAACGCTTCCCCTAATCTCCAAGGTATCCATGACAG GATGCCGGCTGTTTTGGCCGGAGAAGAGCAAGTGAGGAGATGGCTTGATTTCGGCGAGGTCAAATCTTCAGATGCGTTAAAACTGCTGCAGTCCGAAGACACTCTGACCTATCACCCAGTCTCGTCACTAGTCAATAATTCTCGTAACAACACTCCCGAGTGCCTTCAACCTGTGGACCTCAACCAGAAAAAG GAGCCCAAGCCAACAGCTAGCAGCAAGTTGATGATGAGTTGGCTACAAAACGGCTCTTCAAAAAAGAGGAAGGAGCCTGATGCATGTAACAGTCAGGAGGAGAAAGACAATGCTTGCAAGTCTACAGGACCACTTGAGCAGTGGCTGCAGGGGaccagcaaaaaaacaaagaaaatgtaa
- the LOC144202678 gene encoding tubulin monoglycylase TTLL3-like: MVQQFQIQAEVKNPHSTSPRHSCPLPALNPDRLRTAKAIVDKTVKLHKVFSIQGPYPAIRASLKARGWVEKRMWRPGHAKYMPPDRESYCIDADEKNHDQDPNGLYDLMSRMVRNEMVNFYWTNRRDAINTSILQKEQMINHFAKAGSFTTKVGLCMNLRSLHWFDSADPETFFPRCYKLGARDEKQAFIEDYRRTACISFLKYIVEEAQSVEEERKNEHTQEACEPSLASKMISTALKECQDFLESLEHADIDASLENTPSLAKEGWGEFIDNFYLFVHDRAQIRIKKSLVTSCKAMLQRIAEVSPQLDTDGINNIWIIKPGAKSRGRGIKCAKRLDQILSLVDRNPTLIKESKWVVQKYLERPFLVEGTKFDVRQWFLVTDWNPLTVWFYKKCYLRFSTQPYSLDTLDNSVHLCNNSIQKHLRPSHQRHPVIPDDNMWSDDQFMTFLSSRGQKDQWENVVVPGMKKAVRHALQTAQDLVDSRKNTFELYGADFMLGPDLHPWLIEINASPTMAPSTPITARLCAAVQEDMLRVVLDRRADRSADTGDFELIYQQVAVDVPQYVGVKLFIEGFRLKDTSLLPPLRPLKRSTSKYRITKKEMPKEKVKCLPKVVKRAKSPVKNVQDKVPPERPVPVPIETFTGHWALQVPLDSCSHSVLLWRKGLQKIVSQ, from the exons ATGGTGCAACAATTCCAAATTCAAGCTGAAGTCAAAAACCCACACTCTA CTTCGCCTCGGCACAGTTGTCCACTGCCTGCTCTCAACCCAGATAGACTAAGGACAGCCAAGGCCATTGTGGACAAAACTGTCAAG TTGCATAAAGTGTTCTCCATTCAGGGCCCTTACCCTGCCATTAGGGCCTCACTGAAGGCAAGAGGGTGGGTGGAAAAGCGGATGTGGCGCCCTGGTCATGCTAAGTACATGCCCCCTGACAGAGAGAGCTACTGTATTGATGCTG ATGAGAAAAACCATGACCAGGATCCAAATGGACTGTATGATCTTATG TCTCGCATGGTCCGGAATGAAATGGTTAATTTTTACTGGACAAATAGAAGAGATGCCATCAATACCAGTATTTTGCAGAAAGAACAGATGATCAATCATTTTGCCAAAGCAGGAAGCTTCACCACCAAG GTGGGTTTGTGTATGAATCTAAGAAGTCTGCACTGGTTTGACTCAGCAGACCCAGAGACATTTTTTCCTCGCTGTTACAAGCTAGGAGCACGGGATGAGAAGCAGGCTTTCATTG AAGACTACAGGAGAACTGCCTGCATAAGtttcttgaagtacattgtTGAGGAAGCACAGAGTGTtgaggaagagagaaaaaatgaacaCACTCAAG AAGCCTGTGAACCATCTCTTGCTTCAAAAATGATCAGCACAGCTCTCAAAGAGTGCCAGGATTTTCTCGAGAGTTTGGAGCATGCTGACATTGATGCTAGTTTGGAAAACACTCCATCCCTTGCAAAGGAAGGATGGGGAGAATTTATTGACAACTTCTACTTGTTTGTTCA tgaCAGAGcccaaattagaataaaaaaatcattagtaaCCTCCTGCAAGGCCATGCTGCAGAGAATAGCTGAGGTCAGTCCACAGCTGGATACAGATGGCATAAACAACATATGGATCATCAAGCCCGGAGCCAAGTCCAGAGGCAGAG GTATTAAATGTGCCAAGCGTTTAGATCAGATCCTCAGCCTGGTGGACAGGAATCCAACTCTGATCAAGGAATCCAAGTGGGTGGTGCAAAAGTACCTGGAGAGGCCCTTCTTGGTGGAGGGAACAAAGTTTGATGTACGCCAGTGGTTTCTTGTGACGGACTGGAATCCTCTCACAGTGTGGTTCTATAAAAAGTGCTACTTACGCTTCTCTACACAACCGTACTCATTGGACACACTGGACAA CTCTGTGCATTTGTGCAATAATTCCATTCAGAAGCATCTGAGGCCTTCCCATCAACGCCATCCTGTCATACCTGACGACAATATGTGGTCTGATGACCAGTTTATGACCTTTCTGTCCAGTCGAGGTCAAAAAGATCAATGGGAAAATGTGGTTGTGCCTGGGATGAAGAAGGCTGTTAGACATGCATTGCAGACTGCACAAGATCTCGTGGATTCACGGAAAAACACTTTTGAGCTTTATGGGGCCGACTTCATGTTAG gcccTGACTTACATCCATGGCTGATTGAAATCAATGCCAGTCCCACCATGGCCCCCTCTACGCCCATCACAGCCCGTCTTTGTGCAGCTGTGCAGGAGGACATGTTGCGTGTCGTCCTAGACCGCAGAGCAGACCGCTCAGCGGACACGGGGGATTTTGAGCTCATATATCAACAG GTAGCTGTAGATGTCCCACAGTATGTGGGAGTCAAATTATTTATTGAGGGATTCAGGCTAAAAGACACATCTCTGCTTCCCCCTTTGAGGCCATTAAAACGCTCAACCTCAAAGTATCGTATCACTAAAAAGGAGATGCcgaaagaaaaagtcaaatgtttGCCAAAAGTGGTCAAGAGGGCCAAATCGCCCGTCAAAAACGTCCAAGACAAAGTTCCTCCTGAGCGGCCAGTGCCCGTTCCTATTGAAACTTTCACAGGACACTGGGCCTTACAGGTACCTCttgattcatgctcacattctgTACTTCTATGGCGAAAGGGGTTACAGAAAATAGTTTCTCAATAA
- the rpn1 gene encoding dolichyl-diphosphooligosaccharide--protein glycosyltransferase subunit 1 isoform X1, whose amino-acid sequence MNEASSCSCAATAFLLTPLNQIEHIFLGTRLPKLHTMTRRLLHGAFLLLLAAAHCSATLVNDEVKRTVDLSTHLAKITVDIVLSNHARYDVQSFILTVDPELYPHMAYIGASVPDDDEDDGQLEISETKISSLTGVFFQVNLPYNLVVGNKIKVKVEMTFSHVLEPFPSDITQAERQLVVFQGNHYFYSPYPTQIQTTRVRLASKTVESYTKLGNPSKTDDTIEYGPYHDIPQFSQDSMRIHFENNTPFLAISSITRTIEVSHWGNIAVEETIDVRHTGAVLKGPFSRYDYQRQSDSGISSVKSFKTILPASAQDVYYRDEIGNISTSHLQILDDSVEVEIRPRFPLFGGWKTHYIIGYNLPSYEYLYTLGDQYALKMRLIDHIYDDQVIDSMTVKIILPEGAKNIQMETPYKINRLPNELHYTYLDTFGRPVLVATKDNLVEQHIQDVVVHYNFNKILMLQEPLLVVAAFYILLFTVIIYVRMDFAITKDPAAEVRMKVASITEQVLTLVNKRLGLYRHMDEVVNRYKQSRDTGALNSGRKTLEADHRALTNEISGLQARLRTEGSDLAEKVGELQKLDGQVKELVCRASQEAERLVAGKVKKEAYIENDKSLASRRQELIVRIDSLLDAL is encoded by the exons ATGAATGAAGCGTCATCTTGTAGTTGCGCGGCCACGGCCTTTTTACTTACTCCTTTAAACCAAATCGAACACATTTTCCTCGGTACTCGTCTTCCGAAACTTCACACCATGACGAGAAGGCTGCTGCACGGCGCTTTTCTGCTGCTTTTGGCCGCTGCACACTGTTCGGCTACTTTGGTGAACGACGAAGTCAAGAGAACGGTGGACCTGAGCACTCATTTGGCCAAGATCACCGTCGACATTGTGCTATCTAACCATGCGCGCTACGACGTCCAAAGCTTCATCCTAACCGTGGATCCCGAACTTTACCCACACATGGCATACATCGGAGCCTCG GTGCCAGATGATGACGAAGATGATGGCCAACTGGAAATCTCGGAAACCAAAATTTCCAGCTTAAC CGGTGTTTTCTTTCAAGTAAATCTCCCATACAATTTGGTTGTTGGTAATAAGATCAAAGTAAAGGTGGAAATGACTTTCAGTCATGTTCTGGAGCCCTTCCCATCAGACATCACTCAGGCTGAGCGCCAACTGGTAGTTTTTCAAGGCAACCACTATTTCTACTCGCCATACCCCACGCAAATTCAGACAACCCGTGTTCGTCTGGCATCCAAAACGGTGGAGAGCTACACCAAACTGGGCAATCCCTCCAAGACAGATGATACCATTGAATACGGTCCATACCATGATATCCCCCAGTTTAGCCAG GATTCCATGAGGATTCACTTTGAGAACAACACACCCTTTCTTGCTATTAGTAGCATTACCCGCACCATTGAGGTGTCTCACTGGGGCAACATTGCAGTGGAAGAGACCATTGATGTGAGGCACACTGGAGCTGTTTTGAAGGGCCCATTTTCACGCTACGATTACCAGCGTCAGTCAGACAGTGGCATCTCGTCTGTCAAGTCCTTCAAG ACTATACTTCCAGCTTCTGCACAAGATGTCTACTACAGGGATGAGATTGGAAACATTTCCACATCCCACCTGCAGATTCTGGATGACTCTGTGGAGGTTGAGATCAGGCCTCGCTTCCCCTTGTTTGGAGGCTGGAAGACCCATTACATTATTGGGTACAACCTACCCAGCTATGAGTACCTCTACACACTGG GAGACCAATATGCACTGAAGATGAGACTGATTGACCACATTTACGATGACCAAGTCATTGACTCTATGACTGTGAAAATAATTCTACCAGAGGGAGCCAA AAACATCCAAATGGAGACCCCATATAAAATCAATCGCCTACCAAATGAACTGCACTACACGTATCTTGATACCTTTGGCAGACCTGTGCTGGTTGCCACCAAGGACAACCTGGTAGAACAGCACATTCAGGATGTTGTG GTTCACTACAACTTCAATAAGATTCTGATGCTGCAAGAACCTCTCTTAGTTGTAGCAGCCTTCTACATTCTCCTCTTCACTGTCATCATCTATGTTCGGATGGACTTTGCCATAACAAAG GACCCAGCGGCTGAGGTCCGCATGAAGGTCGCCTCCATCACTGAGCAGGTTCTCACCCTGGTTAACAAGCGTTTGGGCCTCTACCGACACATGGACGAGGTAGTGAACCGCTACAAGCAATCTCGTGATACGGGCGCACTCAACAGTGGCCGTAAGACCCTGGAGGCCGACCACCGCGCGCTCACCAATGAGATCAGCGGACTGCAGGCTCGCCTCAGGACCGAAGGCTCAGATTTGGCTGAAAAG GTCGGAGAGTTGCAGAAGCTCGACGGCCAGGTTAAAGAGCTCGTGTGCCGCGCAAGCCAGGAGGCAGAGCGACTGGTCGCCGGCAAAGTGAAGAAAGAGGCTTACATCGAGAATGACAAGTCTCTGGCCAGCAGGAGACAAGAGTTGATTGTCCGTATCGACAGTCTGCTGGATGCTCTGTAA